Sequence from the Mixophyes fleayi isolate aMixFle1 chromosome 4, aMixFle1.hap1, whole genome shotgun sequence genome:
tatcagccaaatccaagggtcacttctccgtactaatccttcttgacctctctgcagcctttgacaccgtgtaccaccccctcctcctacaaactcttctctctctcggcctctctgttCTGTCCATGCCTAGtttgcctcatacctcgctaatcgctccttctctgtatccctgtctagttcttcctcctcccactaccctctccctgtaggagtcccgcagagctctgttcttggccctctactcttttcgctctatactttctcccttggtgctctcatctcctcctttggtcttcagtatcagcTTTATGctaatgacattcaactctatatctcctctcctgatctttcctccaccctcctcgcccGGGTAtccaactgcctctctgccatctcctcctggatgtccgagcgctttctcaaaatcaatatctctaaaacgtgTTGtttttcctccgcccagactcccatcccactttgacctctctattgtcgtcaataacaccaccatctcctctgtcacccaacttcgctgcctgggtgtcaccactcgactcctctctcacttttgccccccacattcattcccttgcccaatcctgtcgcttccaactacgcaacatcgcccacatccgtCATTTTCTCTCTCagtatgccaccaaaactatcatccatgcactcatcatctcctgcgtcaattattgtaacctcctcctcactggcctcccccaatcccgtctctccccctccgctctatactcaatgcggccacaagtctcatcttcctctcacgccgctcacccccttaaaggatctgctgctaacatcttgtgccagataccacaggatacATTTAGTGGTCTTCTGGAGCACgagggagacctacacaatattagtcaggtagttttaatgttgtggctgaatggTGTATTTTAACCCCTTGTTTGCTTACACTCATTATTTTGATGGAAACCATTTTGATTAAAATAACCTTTAAAGTAGATTGTTATAATATTAACATATAATTTCATAATTATCCTGATTAGGCTATGGTCATGGAAAGagctaaaaataataatgtgtggaTTTAAAAAGAACATGTTTTCTATTGAACAAGAAATAACCATGAAAATAAACTTTCATGGACTGTTTTGTGTAAAGCTTTCTTGAACTTTTTAAGGATCTCTGAACTCTTATGTGGGTAACAAAACAGGGTGATTGACCTTCTGCAATAATGACATCTCTGAGTACATAATCAAGGTAAAGTGGCAGAAATCGGGCCTCTGAATCTTTGCTTCTGTCAACAACATatattaaccctttgcttgcttaTACTCAGTGATTTGCTGGAAACAACTTTGATTAAAATAACTTCAGCTTTTAGGATAGatcattataacaataatatatagatCCATAATTATCCGGATTAGGTCATACTCATGACAACAGTTATGCATAATAATGTGTAGATTCAACAAAAGAACATGTGTTTTATTGAACAAGATtggtacaaaatatatttttatgtattgttttgtgTAAGGCTTTCTTGATGTCCTTATTCCTGAGGCTGTATATAATGGGATTCAACAAAGGTGTTACCACCGTGTATATGAGTGATAAGATTTTACTTATATTCAGTGATTGTCCTTTTGTTGGTAGAACATAAACACCAAATAGAGTCCCCAAAAATATGGACACTACAGTCAGATGGGAGctacaggtggagaaggctttctgtCTGACGGTATTAGATGGAATCCTTAAGATTGTAAATAGGATATTAATATAAGATGCTATGATTATTATGCATGGGATTATAACCACAATAGCACTTAGtatatacatttctatttgaACAATTGTTGTATCTGAACAAGAAGTTTCCAGTAGGGGAATATAATTACAAAAGAAATGGTCAATAATATTTGGGCCACAAAATTGTAGCATTGATGTTGCTAAAGTGTCAATGGATATAATGCAAAAGCTCAACATCCAAGAGGCAATAGCTAATTTCAAGCAATACACGCTGTTCATTATAGAAGCATAACGCAAGGGGTTGCAGATGGCCAAATATCTGTCATAAGACATCACTGTGAGAAGAAGACATTCAGATGTTTCTGAGGCACTGAAGAAATAAAACTGTATGATGCAGCCAATAAAGCTAATGTATCCCTTATCATTCAGTAAAATATAAAGCATGTTAGGGACAATATCTGTGGTTACCAAGATATCGTTCATAGAGAGTTGTGTGAGGAAGAAGTACATAGGAGAATGGAGGTTCTTGTTGTAGGACACCAGTGTGATGATCAGGAGGTTCACACATACAGTCACACAGTAAATCACAAGGAAGAGAATAAATAGTAAAATCCTTGTGTTTTGTGTACCCTGAAATCCCAATAGGATAAACGCAGTGATTGAAGTCTGGTTGTTCTCCTGTGTTGATTgaggaaaatagaaaaaagatTACTAGATATACTGCTGCTGGCATCTGGTGCCGGGTTACTGACAACAACAACACAGGACAGTGCGTCTGACTCAACATGCATCGCTGTTGGTGAGGactataaaaatgtgaaaaagtggagatatctCTAAGAGTTCTTTGACATCGAGAGGATTCCGCTGGATATCCTATATGCTGATATCATCAGGatctctggtaggaatccatttgTAATATTTCCCACGGAAGGTGACGGGAAGGGCTCAATCACTTTGAAAGAGACTACATCTATGTCACAGAAATAACCACCTTATTATAAGAATGGAATTATGATTACGGATTGTTTTTCACCATTTGCTTTCTATGGGAACCTTTATGCGCTGAATGtcctaatgttttttttactattactaGATATACATTATCAATGTAGATTAGTTAACAATAATAgcaataagtaaaaaatataagTGCTGCTAATTTATTCTAGTAGAATATTGCAAAACGCAAGTTCTAGAAAAGATGGAAGACAAACTTTGCGATGGGAATGTGACAGATATTGATTGACATAGTCTTAAAGTGTTTGGGTGTGAGCTGGAGCCATTCTTTATTGTCTCTTttgatatttgtttattttatgattttctatcttatttttattttttatatttatttttagattaatTGTATTTTATCAAGAGGTGCAGCTGCATGTCTCCTATGTACCTCAGAATTGCTTTCTGGCATgccttgatgatgatgaaattctcTTCTGCCATCGGGACATTGTTCTGAGTTAATTGAGTTCTAAATTTTAACAAACACATGCCTGATACATGAGCATGTTTCTGA
This genomic interval carries:
- the LOC142150461 gene encoding olfactory receptor 1500-like — translated: MSDHLHQQEVPDENNQTSITAFILLGFQGTQNTRILLFILFLVIYCVTVCVNLLIITLVSYNKNLHSPMYFFLTQLSMNDILVTTDIVPNMLYILLNDKGYISFIGCIIQFYFFSASETSECLLLTVMSYDRYLAICNPLRYASIMNSVYCLKLAIASWMLSFCIISIDTLATSMLQFCGPNIIDHFFCNYIPLLETSCSDTTIVQIEMYILSAIVVIIPCIIIIASYINILFTILRIPSNTVRQKAFSTCSSHLTVVSIFLGTLFGVYVLPTKGQSLNISKILSLIYTVVTPLLNPIIYSLRNKDIKKALIKVVSSKSLSISKQRVNICC